One region of Dokdonia sp. 4H-3-7-5 genomic DNA includes:
- a CDS encoding glycosyltransferase family 2 protein, whose protein sequence is MAVNQPLVSIIMAVKDTAPYLHDCINSIINQTYQNWELIAVNDHSTDETPEILAAFAKQDARVRVFDSDGYKLIPTLQCGYREVRGTLLNRMDSDDKMPDYKIQLLVDEWHKYGKGHVIAGGTEHFVDEGEVGDGFLRYERWLNEVARTSTHYQQIYKECVIPSHCWMIHKDDFDAVGAFDPVIYPEDYDLCFRMYKHGIKVIGIDAILHHWRDRSNRISRTWDEYKDNRYFDMKMRFFYEIDRDNTRPLVLWGAGRNGKDMAKILQSYNDSFHWVSNNEKQIGKDIYDVRMQSYTDVPSIENAQIMIVVSSPDGKKEIQALLDSWGKEVVKDYWFFA, encoded by the coding sequence GTGGCAGTAAATCAACCCCTCGTATCTATCATAATGGCCGTAAAAGACACGGCTCCATATCTACACGATTGCATAAACTCGATTATAAACCAGACGTATCAAAACTGGGAACTTATTGCTGTAAATGATCACAGCACAGATGAGACTCCAGAGATTCTTGCAGCATTTGCAAAGCAAGATGCACGCGTTCGTGTTTTTGACAGTGACGGCTATAAGCTCATCCCGACATTACAATGTGGATACAGAGAAGTACGCGGAACCCTGCTCAACAGGATGGACTCTGATGATAAAATGCCAGATTATAAAATTCAGCTTCTAGTAGATGAGTGGCATAAGTATGGAAAAGGGCACGTGATTGCTGGAGGTACAGAGCACTTTGTAGATGAGGGCGAGGTAGGTGATGGTTTTTTACGTTATGAGCGCTGGCTTAATGAAGTGGCAAGAACAAGCACACATTACCAGCAGATTTATAAAGAGTGTGTTATCCCGTCACATTGCTGGATGATTCATAAAGATGATTTTGATGCCGTAGGTGCTTTTGATCCTGTTATCTATCCAGAAGATTATGATTTATGTTTCCGTATGTACAAACACGGGATCAAAGTTATAGGGATAGATGCCATACTTCACCACTGGCGTGATCGCTCTAACCGTATCTCACGTACTTGGGATGAGTATAAAGACAATCGCTATTTTGATATGAAAATGCGTTTCTTCTATGAGATAGATCGTGATAACACACGACCACTCGTACTCTGGGGTGCCGGTCGCAACGGTAAGGATATGGCTAAGATTTTACAATCGTATAATGACAGCTTTCACTGGGTTTCAAATAATGAGAAACAGATAGGTAAAGACATTTATGATGTACGTATGCAATCTTATACAGATGTCCCATCTATAGAAAATGCGCAGATTATGATTGTAGTTTCTTCTCCCGATGGGAAGAAGGAAATACAAGCCCTACTTGATTCTTGGGGCAAAGAAGTGGTTAAGGATTACTGGTTTTTTGCTTAG
- a CDS encoding NAD-dependent epimerase/dehydratase family protein produces the protein MQITSLVTGGAGFIGSHVARHLLDLNHQVVILDDLSGGFEDNIPEGATFINGSITDVSLIDAIFNQYNFDYVYHLAAYAAEGLSHFIRKFNYENNLIGSINLINAAVNHNIKKFIFTSSIAVYGTQELPLKESQKPQPEDPYGIAKYAVEMDLDNAHNMFGLDYIIFRPHNVYGPGQNIGDKYRNVVGIFMNQILKDEPLTIFGDGNQTRAFTYIDDIAPYIAASYAFAKADNQNFNIGADTENTVNDLAKEVGVAMKKEVIINHLEQREEVVHAYADHSKFTEIFTLKPATTLAQGLQETAKWATEHGARESSTFDPIEITKNLPKSWQ, from the coding sequence ATGCAAATAACCTCATTAGTTACTGGTGGAGCTGGCTTTATAGGAAGTCATGTTGCTCGTCATTTACTTGATTTAAATCATCAAGTCGTTATACTTGATGATCTCTCTGGTGGTTTTGAAGACAACATTCCAGAAGGCGCAACATTTATCAATGGCTCTATTACAGATGTCTCACTTATTGACGCTATATTTAATCAATATAATTTTGACTACGTATACCATCTAGCTGCATATGCCGCCGAAGGGTTGAGCCATTTTATCCGTAAGTTCAACTACGAGAATAACCTCATTGGGAGCATCAATCTCATTAATGCAGCGGTTAATCACAACATAAAGAAGTTCATCTTCACAAGCTCTATTGCTGTATATGGAACTCAAGAATTACCACTTAAAGAATCGCAAAAACCACAACCCGAAGACCCTTATGGTATTGCAAAATATGCGGTAGAGATGGATCTGGATAATGCACATAACATGTTTGGGCTAGACTATATTATCTTTCGCCCGCATAATGTGTATGGGCCTGGACAAAACATAGGAGATAAGTATCGCAATGTGGTGGGTATATTTATGAATCAGATTTTAAAGGATGAACCGCTTACCATCTTTGGCGACGGAAATCAGACCCGTGCTTTTACCTACATAGATGATATAGCACCTTATATTGCGGCTAGTTACGCTTTCGCGAAAGCGGACAACCAAAATTTTAACATAGGCGCAGACACCGAAAACACGGTAAATGATCTAGCTAAAGAAGTAGGAGTTGCTATGAAAAAAGAAGTGATCATCAACCACCTCGAACAGCGCGAGGAAGTGGTACACGCCTATGCAGACCACTCAAAATTTACAGAAATCTTTACTCTAAAACCAGCCACAACACTTGCACAAGGATTACAAGAAACGGCAAAATGGGCAACCGAACACGGCGCGAGAGAAAGTAGTACTTTTGACCCTATAGAAATCACAAAAAACCTACCAAAATCGTGGCAGTAA
- a CDS encoding sterol desaturase family protein → MQTFLWILVFVMTFVVMEFLAWATHKYVMHGFLWSLHQDHHHKKHNSWWEKNDLFFIFYALVSIGCFLLWQYEGVWIGLPIGLGIFAYGLAYFGVHDIFIHQRFKLFRNANGWYGKALRRAHKMHHKHLGKGDGESFGMLFPPVKYFKQARASKR, encoded by the coding sequence ATGCAAACATTTCTTTGGATACTCGTTTTTGTAATGACATTCGTCGTAATGGAATTTCTAGCTTGGGCAACACATAAATATGTGATGCACGGCTTTTTATGGTCACTTCATCAAGATCACCACCACAAAAAACACAACTCATGGTGGGAAAAAAATGATCTCTTCTTTATTTTTTATGCCCTAGTTTCGATAGGCTGTTTCCTATTGTGGCAGTATGAAGGCGTATGGATCGGTTTACCTATAGGCTTAGGTATTTTTGCCTACGGTCTTGCTTACTTTGGCGTACATGACATCTTTATTCACCAGCGATTTAAATTATTTCGTAATGCAAATGGATGGTATGGTAAAGCATTAAGAAGAGCACATAAAATGCACCATAAACATTTAGGTAAAGGAGATGGAGAATCTTTTGGGATGCTCTTTCCTCCAGTAAAATACTTCAAGCAAGCCAGAGCAAGCAAGAGATAA
- a CDS encoding phytoene/squalene synthase family protein, giving the protein MKSLFDTVSRSCAKVVTQSYSTSFASATKMLAPSIRQDIYNIYGFVRFADEIVDSFHDYDKALLFERFNQDLKNALEDKISLNPILNAFQETVHKFAIEQEHIDAFMKSMRLDLTKSDYLTDAEYREYIYGSADVVGLMCLTVFVQGDKEQYESLKESAMSLGSAFQKVNFLRDLKADFEGLSRTYFPDTNLHELDEASKQSIIADIEEDFAKGLAGINRLPIEAKFGVYTAFRYYKKLLTKLKKVPSAEIKNTRVRVPDYVKASLLARSYVKYRLNLI; this is encoded by the coding sequence ATGAAATCATTATTTGACACCGTTTCCAGAAGTTGTGCCAAGGTTGTTACCCAATCTTATAGTACTTCCTTTGCCAGCGCTACAAAGATGCTTGCACCGTCAATAAGACAGGACATTTACAATATTTATGGTTTCGTACGCTTTGCAGATGAGATTGTAGACTCTTTTCATGATTATGATAAAGCGCTTCTTTTTGAGCGTTTTAATCAAGATCTTAAAAATGCGCTAGAAGACAAGATTAGCTTAAACCCTATTCTCAATGCTTTTCAAGAGACGGTGCACAAGTTTGCTATAGAACAAGAGCACATAGATGCTTTTATGAAAAGTATGCGTCTTGACCTCACAAAGTCAGACTACTTGACCGATGCAGAGTACAGAGAGTACATTTATGGAAGTGCAGATGTAGTAGGCCTTATGTGCCTTACCGTTTTTGTACAAGGAGATAAAGAACAGTATGAATCTCTTAAGGAAAGCGCCATGAGTCTAGGCTCTGCTTTTCAAAAGGTAAACTTCTTACGAGATCTCAAAGCAGATTTTGAAGGATTAAGTAGAACGTATTTTCCAGATACCAACCTTCACGAACTTGACGAAGCTTCAAAGCAAAGCATCATTGCAGATATAGAAGAAGATTTTGCAAAAGGTCTTGCAGGAATCAATAGACTACCTATAGAAGCAAAATTTGGAGTGTACACTGCTTTTAGATATTACAAAAAGCTGCTTACTAAACTCAAGAAAGTACCTTCTGCCGAAATTAAAAATACACGTGTACGAGTACCAGACTATGTGAAAGCTAGTCTATTGGCTCGTAGCTATGTTAAATATCGTTTAAACCTCATTTAA
- a CDS encoding phytoene desaturase family protein, with amino-acid sequence MHKKIIIIGSGFSSLSAASYLAKAGNEVHLFEKNSTLGGRARQLKRDGFTFDMGPSWYWMPDIFEKFFGDFGKKVSDYYSLEKLDPAYHVWFADEIVTIGDTLDKIAIEFERIEPGSSPALKKFIKEAGVNYDIAINDVVNKPGLSPFELVTPETAVRVAQFFKTISDDVRKAFKNEKLVSILEFPVLFLGAKPDKTPAFYRFMNYADFGLGTWHPRGGMHSVIKGMISLAESLGVTMHTNAGASKIIVENGVTKGIVVNGKTINADIVVSGADYHHTETLLEPAHRQYSEKYWESRVFAPSSLLFYVGFDKKFEKVAHHNLFFDTDFNEHARTIYDDLAWPKEPLFYANFPSISDETMAPTGKENGFFLIPIAPGVEDTQALRDKYFDIIMERLERLSGQDFRSHILFNESFCVKDFISEYNSFKGNAYGMANTLKQTAFLRPNLRSKKVKNLYFTGQLTVPGPGVPPALISGKLTSQLIAKIKS; translated from the coding sequence ATGCATAAAAAAATTATAATCATAGGTTCTGGGTTTTCATCACTTTCTGCAGCAAGTTATCTTGCAAAAGCAGGAAATGAGGTTCATCTTTTTGAGAAAAATAGCACCCTAGGAGGGCGAGCAAGACAACTCAAACGTGATGGGTTCACCTTTGACATGGGCCCTAGCTGGTACTGGATGCCTGATATTTTTGAAAAATTCTTCGGCGATTTTGGAAAGAAAGTATCAGATTATTACAGCTTAGAAAAACTTGATCCTGCGTATCATGTTTGGTTTGCAGATGAAATTGTGACTATAGGTGATACCCTTGATAAAATTGCTATAGAATTTGAACGCATAGAACCAGGCAGCTCACCAGCACTAAAGAAATTTATCAAAGAAGCAGGGGTTAATTATGACATTGCTATAAATGATGTAGTTAATAAACCTGGTCTTTCTCCGTTTGAACTGGTAACACCTGAGACTGCAGTACGAGTTGCACAATTTTTCAAAACGATAAGTGATGATGTACGCAAAGCATTTAAAAATGAGAAACTTGTTTCTATTTTAGAATTCCCAGTGCTCTTTCTGGGTGCAAAACCAGATAAAACACCTGCTTTTTATCGTTTTATGAACTATGCAGATTTTGGCTTAGGAACATGGCATCCTAGAGGTGGAATGCACTCTGTAATAAAAGGAATGATTTCTCTAGCCGAAAGTCTTGGTGTCACTATGCATACTAATGCTGGCGCATCAAAAATTATTGTAGAAAACGGAGTCACAAAAGGTATTGTTGTCAATGGAAAAACGATTAATGCAGACATCGTAGTAAGTGGCGCAGACTATCACCATACAGAGACTTTACTAGAGCCTGCTCATCGCCAGTATTCAGAAAAATATTGGGAGAGTCGAGTTTTTGCTCCTTCATCACTCCTCTTTTATGTCGGGTTTGACAAGAAATTTGAAAAAGTTGCTCATCATAATTTATTTTTTGACACGGATTTTAATGAGCACGCAAGAACGATTTATGATGATCTTGCTTGGCCCAAGGAACCGTTATTTTACGCAAACTTCCCATCTATTAGTGATGAAACTATGGCTCCTACTGGTAAAGAAAATGGATTTTTCTTGATACCAATAGCACCTGGAGTAGAAGATACACAGGCACTTAGAGATAAATATTTTGACATAATTATGGAGAGGCTTGAGCGTCTTTCTGGTCAAGACTTTAGAAGTCACATATTATTTAATGAATCTTTTTGCGTTAAAGATTTTATAAGCGAATACAATAGCTTTAAAGGCAATGCATACGGAATGGCAAACACCTTAAAACAAACTGCATTTCTTAGACCTAATTTACGAAGTAAGAAAGTGAAAAATTTGTATTTTACTGGTCAGTTAACTGTTCCTGGTCCTGGCGTACCACCAGCTCTTATATCTGGAAAGTTAACATCTCAACTTATAGCAAAAATTAAAAGTTAA
- a CDS encoding MerR family transcriptional regulator — protein MKNAVKTKFSIKDLEGLSGIKAHTIRIWEKRYGLLEPQRTDTNIRTYALSDLQKLLNVVFLTEHKYKISKIARHSTKEIAILVASLISESNESSENHAINSFKIAMMNFDQNLFHKTYNALNETKPFVDIFYEVFIPLLHEIGLLWQTDTINPSHEHFIFNLIKHKILINIEKTQINVPPLKEKTFALFLPENEIHELGLLFLNYELVSHGYKVIYLGQSIMLSNLKYLSVNHPNLSFASYFTVNPLESEIPQYFEDFNAVFENQKLDLYVLGAMTSKIDESKIPSNIHIMLSIREFVNVIKQSTPSYA, from the coding sequence ATGAAAAATGCTGTAAAGACAAAATTTAGTATAAAGGACCTTGAAGGCTTAAGTGGTATTAAGGCGCATACCATACGTATATGGGAAAAACGATATGGACTCCTTGAACCACAACGTACAGATACAAATATTAGAACTTATGCACTAAGCGATTTACAGAAATTACTTAACGTAGTTTTTCTTACGGAACATAAATACAAAATCTCAAAAATTGCCCGTCACTCTACGAAAGAAATAGCAATACTTGTTGCAAGCTTAATTTCTGAATCTAATGAGTCTAGTGAAAATCATGCTATCAATTCATTTAAGATAGCAATGATGAATTTTGATCAAAACTTATTTCACAAAACATATAATGCGCTCAATGAGACGAAACCCTTTGTAGATATATTTTACGAGGTTTTTATACCACTACTTCATGAGATTGGACTATTATGGCAGACAGATACGATAAACCCATCCCATGAACATTTTATATTTAATCTCATAAAGCATAAAATTCTCATTAATATTGAAAAGACACAAATCAATGTCCCTCCATTAAAGGAGAAAACATTTGCACTTTTCCTCCCTGAAAATGAAATACACGAATTAGGATTATTATTCCTTAATTACGAATTGGTTTCTCACGGATATAAAGTTATTTACTTAGGTCAAAGCATTATGCTTTCAAACTTAAAATACCTTTCTGTTAATCATCCTAATTTATCATTTGCATCTTACTTCACTGTTAATCCCTTAGAAAGTGAGATTCCTCAATATTTTGAGGATTTCAATGCTGTTTTTGAAAATCAGAAATTAGATTTATACGTGCTTGGAGCGATGACTAGTAAGATAGATGAAAGTAAAATACCTTCAAACATTCACATTATGCTTAGCATAAGAGAGTTTGTAAACGTTATAAAACAGTCTACGCCATCATATGCATAA
- a CDS encoding shikimate kinase, giving the protein MKYFLMGYMGSGKSTIGPLLAEALSYKFLDFDTYIKEAEGNSISEIFKNKGEIYFRKAETRHLKALIDENDDDIVVALGGGTPCYGNNLQLIKEANTKTMYLNWNFKVLANRLWEAKAERPLIASMQSLEDLEDYIRKHLFERGFYYNQADVVVKVETQSPETLTAEILKKLL; this is encoded by the coding sequence ATGAAATATTTTTTAATGGGGTACATGGGGTCAGGAAAATCAACCATTGGACCACTACTCGCTGAAGCACTTTCTTACAAATTTTTAGATTTTGACACCTATATAAAAGAGGCAGAGGGCAATAGTATCTCAGAAATATTTAAAAATAAAGGTGAAATTTATTTTAGAAAAGCCGAAACAAGACATCTAAAAGCGTTAATTGACGAAAATGATGACGATATAGTAGTCGCTTTAGGAGGTGGAACACCTTGTTATGGAAACAACTTGCAGCTCATTAAAGAAGCAAATACAAAGACAATGTATCTTAATTGGAACTTTAAAGTACTTGCAAATAGATTATGGGAGGCAAAAGCGGAGCGCCCATTAATCGCTAGTATGCAATCACTAGAAGATCTAGAAGACTATATAAGGAAGCATTTATTTGAGAGAGGGTTTTATTACAACCAAGCGGATGTTGTGGTTAAAGTAGAAACCCAATCACCAGAAACATTAACTGCCGAAATTTTAAAGAAACTACTCTAA
- a CDS encoding phosphoribosyltransferase family protein, whose translation MKVKLEKILDHQAIAHKTKRIAFQIYESNANEEEVILAGIADNGYKFAERLAMVLAEISPLKTILCKVTMDKKNPLGTVQTSLPASEYQNKSVILIDDVLNSGTTLIYGVKHFLDVPLKRFKTAVLVNRNHKKYPVKADFKGISLSTSLNESVKVTFRKGNDTAVLE comes from the coding sequence ATGAAAGTAAAACTGGAAAAAATATTAGACCATCAAGCAATAGCTCATAAAACAAAGCGGATTGCCTTTCAAATCTACGAAAGCAATGCAAATGAAGAAGAAGTGATTCTAGCAGGCATTGCAGATAACGGTTATAAATTTGCCGAACGTCTCGCCATGGTTCTTGCAGAGATATCTCCTCTCAAGACAATTCTTTGTAAAGTGACTATGGATAAGAAAAATCCGTTAGGTACTGTACAAACAAGTCTTCCAGCAAGTGAATATCAAAACAAGTCTGTAATTCTTATAGACGATGTACTCAATTCTGGAACTACGCTCATATATGGTGTAAAACATTTTCTCGATGTGCCTTTAAAGAGATTTAAGACAGCTGTACTAGTAAATAGAAATCACAAAAAGTACCCCGTAAAAGCAGACTTTAAAGGAATCTCGTTAAGCACATCACTTAATGAATCTGTAAAAGTTACCTTTAGAAAAGGTAATGACACTGCTGTATTAGAGTAG
- a CDS encoding RNA-binding S4 domain-containing protein, whose amino-acid sequence MRVDKYLWCVRYFKTRSIATAACKKGQVKINNTSIKPSREIYPTDTISVRKNQVTYILEVLDLPESRLGAKLVGMYVRDKTPKENLEKLELLKYSKDYYRKKGVGRPTKKDRRSIDEIYNNDDFFKSDEEE is encoded by the coding sequence ATGAGAGTAGACAAATATTTATGGTGCGTACGCTACTTTAAGACGAGATCTATAGCTACAGCAGCTTGCAAGAAAGGTCAAGTCAAAATTAATAATACGTCAATTAAACCATCTCGAGAAATATATCCCACCGACACTATCTCTGTGCGCAAAAACCAAGTCACTTATATTCTAGAAGTCCTTGATCTTCCTGAAAGTAGACTGGGTGCAAAATTAGTAGGTATGTATGTGCGAGATAAAACTCCAAAGGAAAACCTAGAGAAACTAGAATTGCTCAAATACTCAAAAGATTATTATCGCAAGAAAGGAGTGGGTCGCCCTACTAAAAAAGACAGACGAAGCATTGATGAGATTTATAACAATGACGATTTTTTTAAAAGCGATGAAGAAGAATAG
- a CDS encoding FKBP-type peptidyl-prolyl cis-trans isomerase: MKLRNYLGLAIVLLLCVGCPSDDDGIESVPPRDRGEQAIEDDAEIREYLETHFYNYEEFENPTADFDYKIRFDTIASINSDKTPIIDRPELTSITYNRVDTDQTVYILTARQGASEKPAATYSDSTLVTYTGRNLNSTTFDSSPNPVWFDLTGTIDGFQNGIAGFKGAGAGPVANGDGTTSYEDFGVGAVFIPSGLGYFNLPPGNVEIYSPLVFTFSVFDVIITDHDGDGIISINEDLDGNGFLFDEADNPDDDLAFAFQDPDDDNDGVRTRLEIVLDEDGNFISFLDTDDDGISNHLDNDDDGDGRNTLDEIQINSSTGVVTYTDTDGDGIPDYLDADS; encoded by the coding sequence ATGAAATTAAGAAACTACCTAGGTTTAGCCATAGTTTTATTATTATGTGTTGGTTGCCCTTCTGATGATGATGGCATTGAGTCGGTTCCTCCACGTGATAGAGGAGAACAGGCCATAGAAGATGATGCAGAAATACGTGAATATCTAGAGACACACTTTTATAATTACGAGGAGTTTGAAAATCCTACAGCAGACTTTGATTATAAAATACGTTTTGACACTATTGCTTCGATTAATAGTGATAAAACACCAATCATTGATCGACCTGAGTTAACAAGCATTACTTATAACCGTGTTGATACAGATCAAACAGTTTACATTCTTACAGCTAGACAGGGGGCTAGCGAGAAGCCGGCAGCTACTTACTCAGATTCAACGTTAGTAACTTATACTGGAAGAAACTTAAATAGTACAACTTTTGATTCCTCACCTAATCCAGTGTGGTTTGATCTTACTGGAACCATAGATGGTTTTCAAAATGGAATTGCTGGCTTCAAAGGAGCTGGGGCAGGACCTGTTGCAAATGGTGATGGAACAACATCTTATGAAGATTTTGGTGTAGGAGCTGTATTTATTCCTAGTGGACTAGGTTATTTTAATTTACCTCCTGGTAATGTTGAAATTTACAGTCCTCTCGTATTTACATTCTCTGTGTTTGATGTAATCATTACAGATCATGACGGTGATGGAATTATATCTATTAACGAAGATCTTGATGGGAACGGCTTTCTATTTGATGAAGCAGATAATCCTGATGACGATTTAGCATTTGCCTTCCAAGATCCAGATGATGATAATGACGGTGTTCGCACTAGATTAGAAATAGTGCTTGACGAAGATGGAAATTTCATTTCATTTCTTGATACAGATGATGATGGTATTAGCAATCATCTTGACAACGATGATGATGGAGATGGTAGGAATACTCTAGATGAAATCCAAATTAATAGCTCAACGGGAGTTGTAACTTATACAGACACAGATGGAGACGGTATACCTGATTATCTAGATGCAGATAGTTAG